A DNA window from Phragmites australis chromosome 11, lpPhrAust1.1, whole genome shotgun sequence contains the following coding sequences:
- the LOC133885870 gene encoding LOW QUALITY PROTEIN: serine/threonine-protein kinase-like protein At3g51990 (The sequence of the model RefSeq protein was modified relative to this genomic sequence to represent the inferred CDS: inserted 1 base in 1 codon), translating into MGYLSCRADSSVATCRSITAISPLPISRRLGSGGCRPALPPAAAEAPAIERFAYAELEAATSHFADAALLGRGSHGAVYKAVLPSGRAVAVKRPSPRRAEVDNEIRILSSVRGPRLVNLLGFSDPGPGPSPAASLLVVEYMPNGTLYDLLHSNPRPPGWPRRLRLALQTARALRGLHDADPPVIHRDVKSANVLLDANLDARLGDFGLALRVPKSSSNAAAATPPPAGTMGYLDPAYVTPESLSTKTDVFSFGILLLEIMSGRKAIDVQHSPPSVVEWAVPLLRKGRVASLFDPRVAPPRDPVTRKDLAALAASCVRSCRDRRPSMADIVERLVVLSKAVSTKVWNGLADGLAVVGNPCAVVDVQKTISNRAAASRRAESERGSTSALAFDDDDEEADAEASKDQEVPLVVDAKKPPRPLKNGIVISEAGARERRNLLELMARIDGLAGQRFGISRARTVRGASDLIEKDAVLLLRRNQTVRVIGSEVLPKSERXSHFDVKIKHKAQKEQEKAGKVQDKVGEVQEKAEKIQENTGQIQESSGNIVDEADKLLEKTEENLGQEEKIQAKTRKNFEKVENVQENEGRLQGKAEKIQENAEEIQDKVDIIHCKNGES; encoded by the exons ATGGGGTACCTCTCCTGCCGCGCGGACTCGTCCGTGGCGACGTGCCGCTCCATCACGGCCATCTCGCCGCTCCCCATCTCGCGCCGGTTGGGGTCGGGGGGTTGCAGGCCCGCGTTGCCGCCAGCAGCAGCCGAGGCGCCGGCCATCGAGCGGTTCGCGTACGCGGAGCTGGAGGCGGCCACCTCCCACTTCGCTGATGCCGCGCTGCTGGGGAGGGGTAGCCACGGGGCCGTCTACAAGGCCGTGCTCCCCTCAGGCCGCGCAGTCGCTGTCAAGCGCCCCTCACCGCGCCGCGCCGAGGTGGACAACGAGATCCGCATCCTCTCCTCCGTGCGCGGCCCGCGCCTCGTCAACCTCCTCGGCTTCTCCgaccccggccccggccccaGCCCCGCCGCGAGCCTGCTTGTTGTTGAGTACATGCCCAACGGCACGCTCTACGACTTGCTCCACTCCAACCCGCGCCCGCCGGGGTGgccgcgccgcctccgcctcgcgcTCCAGACGGCGCGGGCGCTCCGGGGCCTCCACGACGCCGACCCGCCCGTCATCCACCGCGACGTCAAGTCCGCCAACGTCCTGCTCGACGCCAACCTCGACGCGCGCCTCGGTGACTTCGGCCTCGCCCTCCGCGTACCCAAGAGTAGCAGtaatgccgccgccgccacgccgcCGCCCGCGGGGACGATGGGCTACCTCGACCCGGCCTACGTCACGCCCGAGAGCCTCAGCACCAAGACGGACGTCTTCAGCTTCGGGATCCTGCTGCTGGAGATCATGAGCGGCCGCAAGGCCATCGACGTTCAGCACTCGCCGCCGTCCGTGGTCGAGTGGGCGGTCCCATTGCTACGGAAGGGGAGGGTCGCCTCCCTGTTCGACCCGCGGGTGGCGCCGCCGCGCGACCCGGTCACTCGCAAGGACCTGGCTGCGCTGGCGGCGAGCTGCGTGCGCTCGTGCAGGGACCGGCGGCCATCCATGGCCGACATCGTTGAGCGGCTTGTGGTTCTCAGCAAGGCGGTGTCTACCAAGGTGTGGAACGGGCTCGCCGACGGGCTTGCTGTGGTCGGGAACCCTTGCGCGGTTGTTGATGTCCAGAAGACCATCTCAAATCGAGCTGCCGCCAGCAGAAGAGCTGAATCGGAGCGGGGGTCGACTTCAGCATTGGCATTTGATGACGATGACGAGGAGGCGGATGCAGAGGCCTCGAAGGATCAGGAGGTGCCATTGGTGGTGGATGCCAAGAAACCACCCCGGCCATTGAAGAATGGAATAGTGATATCTGAGGCTGGGGCTCGGGAGAGGAGAAACCTCTTGGAGCTGATGGCTCGGATTGATGGTCTTGCTGGCCAAAGATTTGGCATTAGTAGAGCAAGAACAGTGCGTGGTGCTAGTGATCTTATCGAAAAGGATGCAGTGTTACTCCTGAGGAGGAACCAAACTGTAAGAGTTATCGGATCAGAGGTACTGCCAAAATCGGAAA CTTCTCattttgatgtgaagatcaaacACAAAGCGCAGAAAGAGCAAGAGAAGGCAGGGAAAGTCCAAGACAAGGTGGGGGAAGTCCAAGAGAAAGCAGAGAAAATCCAAGAGAATACAGGGCAAATCCAAGAAAGTTCTGGGAACATCGTAGACGAAGCAGATAAATTGCTAGAAAAGACGGAGGAAAACCTCGGCCAGGAAGAGAAAATTCAAGCAAAGACAAGGAAAAACTTTGAAAAAGTGGAGAATGTTCAAGAGAATGAAGGGAGACTCCAAGGCAAGGCAGAGAAGATCCAAGAAAATGCAGAGGAAATCCAAGACAAAGTAGATATAATCCATTGCAAGAATGGGGAGAGTTAA